The following are encoded in a window of Mycolicibacterium tusciae JS617 genomic DNA:
- a CDS encoding helix-turn-helix transcriptional regulator: protein MESRSVKSFLTATAVGPSALLIEGEPGIGKTTLWLAAVEQATAQGFRILSARAAAAESVLVYTALADLLDDVDAATWADLPAPQQLAVDQVLLRAHTGDVTDQRAVAAAFLAVIERFAEAGPVLLAIDDLQWLDPSSVHVIAFAARRLTGPVGILGTVRTEVNDGASASWLQLPRPEATNRIRLSPLGVHDLHVAVATRLGRPFSRPAMGRIHEVSGGNPFYAIELARELDDRRLRSTVASLPRTLTDVVRSRLGGLDPDVHEALLAAACMAAPTVELVSRATISDSDQVVYLLEIAEGKGIIAIDGNRIQFAHPLLTRGVYTESVPASRRSMHRRLAEIVDEPELRARHLALAATSGDDVTLRALDKAAESARARGAPEAAAELMDLAIGLGGDAPERRLRSALHHFDAGDHERAAVVLQETVDGLPKGDLRAEALCRLAVVRLYTEGFFEATRVLQQALDDADEGSPLRVHILITLAYSLMHANQIREGKDIARQAVSAAERLDQPHLLSLALGMRVMLGFFAGEGFDDTRLHRALELEDEQAFTPLVFRPTMQHALLLEFTGQLDTARAALDAIRLRCAENGEEGEYVFIAQHVVMSSIWAGDFVNANLVAEDAAERARQLSGGTPLFLAHSMRAPLAVFAGQEAEARRIIADGLEIGRQTGTFRLGERLLGTLAFLEVSLGNYAEALAALAPLLSAFDPESTPTELPGAAFLPDAIEALVQLGRLAEAAPLIEALERNGRTFDRAWMSAVGARGRSMLLAAMGDIDGALTAVHRAMAEHQRVAMPFDRARTLLLFGQLERRLRKKESASANLAAALEIFEQHNVPLWANRARAELARANVGPQASRELTPSEQRVAELAASGMKNRDVANALFISPKTVEANLARIYRKLGIRSRAELGRHIGRP, encoded by the coding sequence GAGCCGGGTATCGGCAAGACCACCCTGTGGTTGGCCGCCGTCGAGCAGGCGACGGCTCAAGGGTTCCGGATCCTTTCAGCGCGCGCCGCGGCCGCTGAATCGGTTCTGGTGTATACCGCCCTTGCGGACCTGCTCGACGACGTCGACGCGGCCACGTGGGCCGACCTGCCCGCCCCACAACAGCTCGCCGTCGACCAGGTGCTTTTGCGGGCGCACACGGGCGATGTGACCGACCAGCGTGCCGTCGCCGCCGCGTTCCTGGCGGTGATCGAGCGGTTCGCCGAAGCCGGCCCGGTGTTGTTGGCCATCGACGATCTGCAGTGGCTCGATCCGTCGAGCGTTCACGTCATCGCATTCGCCGCGCGACGGCTCACAGGTCCGGTCGGAATTCTCGGCACGGTGCGCACCGAGGTGAACGATGGCGCGAGCGCGTCCTGGCTTCAGTTGCCGCGGCCCGAGGCGACGAACCGTATTCGCCTGAGTCCGTTGGGCGTCCACGACTTGCATGTCGCTGTCGCTACTCGTCTGGGGCGTCCCTTCTCCCGGCCCGCGATGGGACGCATCCACGAGGTCTCGGGCGGAAATCCTTTCTACGCAATCGAATTGGCCAGGGAACTGGACGACCGGCGCCTCCGATCAACGGTGGCGTCGCTACCCCGAACGCTGACAGATGTCGTCCGGAGCCGGCTCGGTGGTCTGGATCCCGACGTTCACGAAGCGCTGCTCGCGGCGGCGTGTATGGCGGCGCCCACCGTCGAGCTGGTATCGAGGGCGACCATCAGCGACAGCGACCAGGTGGTGTATCTGCTCGAAATAGCCGAGGGTAAGGGCATTATCGCGATCGACGGCAACCGGATTCAGTTTGCCCATCCCCTGCTGACCCGGGGGGTCTACACCGAATCAGTGCCCGCCAGTCGCCGGTCGATGCACCGTCGGCTTGCCGAAATCGTCGACGAACCCGAACTGCGGGCCAGGCATTTGGCGCTGGCGGCGACAAGTGGTGACGACGTCACACTGCGCGCGCTCGACAAGGCGGCCGAGTCGGCGCGTGCGCGCGGCGCCCCCGAAGCCGCTGCCGAACTGATGGACTTGGCCATCGGCCTCGGTGGCGACGCGCCCGAACGGCGGCTTCGCTCGGCACTGCACCACTTCGACGCCGGTGACCACGAGCGCGCGGCCGTGGTGCTTCAAGAGACCGTCGACGGGCTGCCGAAGGGAGATCTGCGGGCAGAAGCGTTGTGCCGCTTGGCCGTCGTACGTCTCTACACCGAAGGTTTCTTCGAGGCGACGCGCGTGCTGCAGCAGGCACTCGACGATGCGGACGAGGGCAGTCCGCTGCGCGTGCACATACTGATCACGTTGGCGTATTCACTCATGCACGCCAACCAGATTCGAGAAGGCAAGGACATCGCCCGGCAGGCGGTCAGCGCCGCCGAGCGACTCGACCAGCCGCATTTGCTGAGTCTCGCCCTGGGCATGCGGGTCATGTTGGGTTTCTTCGCCGGCGAAGGTTTCGACGACACGCGTCTGCATCGTGCGCTGGAACTGGAGGACGAGCAGGCGTTCACACCGCTGGTTTTCCGGCCCACCATGCAGCACGCGCTACTGCTGGAGTTCACCGGCCAACTAGACACCGCGCGCGCGGCGCTGGACGCGATCCGGCTGCGGTGCGCGGAGAACGGCGAAGAGGGCGAGTACGTCTTCATCGCCCAGCATGTCGTGATGAGCTCGATCTGGGCGGGCGACTTCGTCAACGCAAACCTGGTAGCTGAAGATGCCGCCGAACGAGCCCGTCAGCTCAGCGGCGGCACGCCACTGTTCCTGGCGCACAGCATGCGCGCACCGTTGGCTGTGTTCGCCGGCCAGGAGGCCGAAGCTCGGCGAATAATCGCAGACGGACTCGAGATAGGCAGGCAGACAGGGACTTTCCGGCTCGGCGAGCGACTGTTGGGCACCCTGGCGTTCTTGGAGGTGTCGCTGGGCAACTACGCGGAAGCGCTCGCCGCGTTGGCGCCGCTGCTGTCGGCCTTCGATCCGGAGTCGACACCGACCGAACTGCCCGGTGCCGCGTTTCTGCCCGACGCCATCGAAGCACTTGTTCAGTTGGGCAGGCTCGCCGAAGCCGCACCCCTGATCGAGGCGCTCGAACGAAACGGCCGCACATTCGACCGAGCTTGGATGTCCGCGGTCGGCGCGCGCGGTCGAAGCATGTTGCTGGCAGCGATGGGCGACATCGACGGCGCGCTCACGGCGGTGCATCGGGCGATGGCCGAACACCAGCGGGTCGCGATGCCGTTCGACCGTGCCAGGACTCTTCTGCTGTTCGGCCAACTCGAGCGACGACTGCGCAAGAAGGAGTCGGCCTCGGCCAACCTGGCCGCTGCCCTCGAGATTTTCGAGCAGCACAACGTGCCACTGTGGGCCAACCGCGCCCGCGCCGAACTGGCGCGCGCCAACGTCGGCCCGCAGGCATCCCGCGAACTGACACCGTCCGAACAGCGCGTTGCCGAGCTGGCCGCGTCGGGCATGAAGAACCGCGATGTCGCCAATGCGCTGTTCATCAGCCCTAAAACCGTCGAGGCGAACCTCGCGCGGATCTACCGCAAGCTCGGCATCAGGTCGCGCGCGGAGTTGGGCCGCCATATCGGCCGGCCCTAA
- a CDS encoding IS1380 family transposase, which translates to MQVSHSFASQSAVFDDDHLVSCAGLVPVMTLAQQTGLTRLLSEKVQIVAPRIKSGAANPSPKLATLIAGMCAGADCIDDIDLVRSGGMTTLFDGVYAPSTVGTLLREFTFGHARQLESVLRDHLVALCGRVDLLPDAAKGSVFIDIDSLLRPVYGRAKQGASYGHTKIAGKQILRKGLSPLATTISTAGSAPVIAGMRLRAGKTASAKGAGRMVAQAIRTARAAGASGQILVRGDSAYGNRAVVRSCLRAGARFSLVMIRNPAVERALAAIDESAWTPVSYPGAVQDPDTGAWISDAEVAEIPYTAFASTPDRITARLIVRRVKDARFPDALFPVWRYHPFFTNTDLPADQADITHRQHAIIETVFADLIDGPLAHIPSGRFGANSAWILCAAIAHNLLRAAGVLAGENHGRARGSTLRRKIVNIPARLARPQRRPILHLPTHWPWSRAWLMLWHNIIGPSPPNAATV; encoded by the coding sequence GTGCAAGTTTCGCACAGCTTCGCTTCGCAGTCAGCGGTGTTCGATGACGATCATCTCGTGTCGTGCGCCGGGCTGGTACCGGTGATGACGTTGGCCCAGCAGACCGGGCTGACTCGGCTTCTCTCGGAGAAGGTCCAGATCGTCGCGCCGCGGATCAAGTCCGGGGCGGCCAACCCGTCTCCGAAACTGGCCACGCTGATCGCGGGCATGTGCGCGGGCGCGGACTGCATCGACGACATCGACCTGGTCCGCAGCGGCGGCATGACGACGCTCTTCGACGGCGTGTACGCACCGTCGACGGTCGGAACGTTGTTGCGAGAGTTCACCTTCGGTCACGCCCGCCAACTCGAATCGGTACTACGTGACCATCTGGTGGCGCTGTGTGGGAGGGTCGACCTGCTCCCTGATGCCGCCAAGGGGTCGGTGTTCATCGACATCGACTCGCTGCTACGTCCGGTCTACGGGCGCGCCAAACAGGGCGCCTCCTACGGACACACCAAGATCGCCGGCAAGCAGATCCTGCGCAAGGGACTCTCACCGCTGGCCACCACCATCAGCACCGCGGGGTCGGCACCGGTGATCGCCGGGATGCGGCTACGCGCGGGCAAGACCGCCTCGGCCAAGGGTGCCGGGCGCATGGTCGCCCAAGCCATCAGAACCGCCCGCGCCGCCGGAGCCAGCGGGCAGATCCTGGTGCGCGGCGACTCGGCCTACGGCAACCGGGCGGTGGTGCGGAGCTGCCTGCGCGCGGGCGCCCGGTTCTCGCTGGTGATGATCCGAAACCCCGCCGTGGAACGCGCGCTGGCCGCCATCGACGAGAGCGCCTGGACCCCGGTGTCTTATCCCGGCGCAGTCCAAGATCCCGATACCGGGGCCTGGATCTCTGATGCCGAAGTCGCCGAAATCCCCTACACCGCTTTTGCATCCACCCCCGATCGAATCACCGCGCGCCTCATCGTGCGTCGAGTCAAAGACGCCCGGTTTCCCGACGCACTGTTTCCGGTCTGGCGATATCACCCGTTCTTCACCAACACCGACCTGCCCGCCGATCAGGCCGACATCACCCACCGCCAACACGCGATCATCGAGACCGTGTTCGCCGACCTGATCGACGGACCGCTGGCACACATCCCGTCGGGCCGCTTCGGGGCGAACTCCGCCTGGATCCTGTGCGCGGCCATCGCCCACAACCTGCTGCGCGCCGCCGGGGTGCTGGCAGGTGAGAACCACGGCCGGGCGCGGGGATCCACACTGCGCCGCAAGATCGTCAACATTCCCGCGCGACTCGCCCGTCCGCAACGCCGGCCCATCCTGCACCTACCCACCCACTGGCCCTGGTCTCGGGCCTGGCTCATGCTGTGGCACAACATCATCGGCCCTAGCCCGCCCAATGCCGCTACTGTCTGA
- a CDS encoding PhoH family protein, with protein sequence MTDSPLRTYVLDTSVLLSDPWACTRFAEHEVVVPLVVISELEAKRHHHELGWFARQALRMFDDLRLEHGRLDQPIPVGTQGGTLHVELNHSDPAVLPAGFRTESNDARILTVAANLSAEGKLVTLVSKDIPLRVKAGAVGLTADEYHAQDVVTSGWTGMDELEVSVDEIDALFAEGEIDMEAARNLPCHTGIRLLGGSSHALGRVNAEKRVQLVRGDREVFGLRGRSAEQRVALDLLLDESVGIVSLGGKAGTGKSALALCAGLEAVLERRTQRKVVVFRPLYAVGGQDLGYLPGSESEKMGPWAQAVFDTLEGLASPAVLEEVLSRGMLEVLPLTHIRGRSLHDSFVIVDEAQSLERNVLLTVLSRLGAGSRVVLTHDVAQRDNLRVGRHDGVAAVIEKLKGHPLFAHITLLRSERSPIAALVTEMLEEFSPGALP encoded by the coding sequence GTGACTGATTCGCCCTTGCGGACCTATGTGCTCGACACCTCCGTGCTGCTGTCCGATCCGTGGGCATGCACCCGGTTTGCTGAGCATGAAGTGGTGGTCCCGTTGGTGGTCATCAGCGAACTGGAAGCCAAGCGGCATCATCATGAGCTTGGCTGGTTCGCGCGGCAGGCACTGCGGATGTTCGACGATCTGCGGCTCGAACACGGGCGGCTGGATCAGCCGATACCCGTTGGGACGCAAGGTGGAACGCTGCATGTCGAGCTCAACCACAGTGACCCGGCTGTGCTGCCCGCGGGGTTCCGCACTGAGAGCAACGATGCGCGCATCCTGACCGTCGCGGCCAACCTGTCCGCAGAGGGCAAGCTGGTCACTTTGGTGAGCAAGGACATTCCGCTGCGGGTGAAGGCGGGCGCGGTCGGCTTGACCGCCGACGAGTATCACGCCCAGGACGTCGTCACGTCCGGCTGGACGGGCATGGACGAGCTGGAGGTATCGGTCGACGAGATCGACGCGCTGTTCGCCGAAGGCGAGATCGACATGGAGGCGGCTCGTAATCTTCCGTGCCACACCGGAATCCGGCTACTCGGAGGCAGCTCGCATGCCCTGGGCCGAGTGAACGCTGAGAAGCGAGTGCAGCTGGTTCGCGGTGACCGCGAGGTGTTCGGCCTGCGCGGCCGCTCCGCCGAACAACGCGTCGCGCTGGACCTGCTGCTCGACGAGTCGGTCGGCATCGTCTCGCTCGGCGGCAAGGCGGGCACCGGCAAGTCCGCGCTTGCGTTGTGCGCAGGCCTCGAGGCTGTGCTCGAGCGCCGCACCCAGCGCAAGGTCGTGGTGTTCAGACCGCTGTACGCGGTCGGCGGACAAGATCTCGGATACCTGCCCGGCAGCGAGAGCGAGAAGATGGGCCCCTGGGCGCAGGCGGTCTTCGACACTCTTGAGGGGCTGGCCAGCCCCGCGGTTCTCGAGGAGGTGCTGTCCCGGGGCATGCTCGAAGTGCTACCGCTGACACACATTCGGGGGCGCTCGCTGCACGACTCGTTCGTCATCGTCGACGAGGCGCAGTCGCTGGAACGCAATGTGCTGCTTACCGTGCTGTCGCGGTTGGGCGCGGGATCGAGGGTGGTGCTCACCCATGACGTCGCCCAGCGGGACAATTTGCGGGTGGGTCGTCACGACGGCGTCGCGGCGGTCATCGAGAAGCTCAAGGGCCACCCGTTGTTCGCACACATCACCCTGCTGCGCAGTGAGCGCTCTCCGATCGCGGCGCTGGTGACCGAGATGCTCGAGGAGTTCAGCCCCGGCGCCCTGCCCTGA
- a CDS encoding acyl-ACP desaturase — MAQRPVANALILELEPVVQRELRRHIDSEDLWYAHDYVPFEQGENFAFLGGKDWDPSQVTLPKVVTDALEILLIVKDNLAGYHRELVFSFILEEKFGRWLGRWTAEEHLHAIVLRNYLVVTREIDPAANEDVRVEHVMKGYRADTYSQIERLAFMAFFEREHAVFCRNLEAQITQLSLPTLAALVGRIARDEERHEEFFANLVAHLLTSNRDETITAIARRAAELGVVGGDIDAYADKIAHMADAGIFGPEQLRQVIADRITAWGLADEPELQQFIQR, encoded by the coding sequence ATGGCACAGAGACCTGTCGCTAATGCGCTGATCCTCGAACTCGAGCCGGTCGTGCAGCGGGAGCTGCGTCGTCACATCGACTCGGAAGACCTGTGGTACGCCCACGACTACGTGCCGTTCGAGCAGGGCGAGAACTTCGCCTTCCTCGGCGGAAAGGACTGGGATCCGTCCCAGGTGACGCTGCCCAAGGTGGTCACCGATGCGCTGGAGATCCTGCTCATCGTCAAGGACAACCTCGCCGGCTACCACCGCGAGCTCGTCTTCAGCTTCATCCTCGAAGAGAAGTTCGGCCGCTGGCTCGGCCGTTGGACCGCCGAGGAGCATCTGCACGCGATCGTGCTGCGCAACTATCTGGTCGTCACGCGTGAGATCGACCCGGCCGCGAACGAGGACGTCCGCGTCGAGCACGTGATGAAGGGCTATCGAGCCGACACCTACAGCCAGATCGAGCGGCTGGCGTTCATGGCGTTCTTCGAGCGCGAGCATGCGGTCTTCTGCCGCAACCTCGAAGCGCAGATCACGCAGCTTTCCCTGCCCACGCTCGCGGCTCTCGTCGGCCGCATCGCCAGGGACGAGGAGCGCCACGAAGAGTTCTTCGCCAACCTCGTCGCCCATCTGCTGACGTCCAACCGCGACGAGACGATCACCGCGATCGCGCGCCGCGCTGCAGAACTCGGCGTCGTCGGTGGCGACATCGACGCCTACGCCGACAAGATTGCGCACATGGCGGACGCGGGCATCTTCGGACCCGAGCAGCTGCGCCAGGTAATCGCCGACCGCATCACCGCGTGGGGTCTCGCAGATGAGCCTGAACTCCAGCAGTTCATCCAGCGCTAA
- a CDS encoding glycine hydroxymethyltransferase, with translation MTAESTGLGAEYADTASEAYRAALRVIESVEPRIADATRKELADQRDSLKLIASENYASPAVLLTMGTWFSDKYAEGTVGHRFYAACQNVDTVEALAAEHARELFGAPYAYAQPHSGIDANLVAYWAILATRIEGPGLAELGAKHVNDLSEVDWETLRNKLGNQRLLGMSLDTGGHLTHGFRPNISGKMFHQRQYGTNPETGFIDYAAVAALAREFKPLVLVAGYSAYPRRVNFAKMREIADEVGATLMVDMAHFAGLVAGKVFTGDEDPVPHAHITTTTTHKSLRGPRGGLILATEEYAPAVDKGCPMVLGGPLSHVMAAKAVALAEARQPSFQAYAQSIADNAQALADGFTKRDAGLVTGGTDNHLVLLDVTSFGLTGRQAESALLDSGIVTNRNAIPADPNGAWYTSGVRLGTPALTTRGFGADDFDRVAELVVEVLSNTQPEGSSKAKYKLADGTADRVHAAASELLAANPLYPGLTL, from the coding sequence ATGACTGCTGAGTCCACTGGTCTGGGCGCCGAGTACGCCGACACCGCCAGCGAGGCCTACCGTGCCGCGCTGCGGGTGATCGAGTCCGTCGAGCCGCGCATCGCCGATGCCACCCGCAAAGAGCTTGCCGATCAACGGGATTCACTCAAGCTGATCGCCAGCGAGAACTACGCCTCGCCCGCGGTGCTGCTCACCATGGGCACCTGGTTCTCCGACAAGTACGCCGAGGGCACCGTCGGGCACAGGTTCTACGCCGCCTGCCAGAACGTCGACACCGTCGAGGCGCTGGCCGCCGAGCACGCACGCGAACTGTTCGGCGCGCCCTACGCGTACGCCCAACCGCACTCCGGCATCGACGCCAACCTGGTGGCCTACTGGGCCATCCTGGCCACCCGCATAGAAGGTCCTGGACTGGCGGAGCTGGGTGCCAAGCACGTCAACGACCTCTCCGAGGTCGACTGGGAGACGCTGCGGAACAAGCTGGGGAATCAGCGTCTGCTGGGCATGTCGCTGGACACCGGCGGCCACCTGACCCACGGCTTCCGGCCCAACATCTCCGGCAAGATGTTCCACCAGCGCCAGTACGGCACCAACCCCGAGACAGGCTTCATCGACTACGCCGCGGTCGCCGCGCTCGCCCGGGAGTTCAAGCCGCTGGTGCTCGTCGCCGGCTACTCGGCCTATCCGCGCCGGGTCAACTTCGCCAAGATGCGCGAGATCGCTGACGAGGTCGGGGCCACGCTGATGGTCGACATGGCGCACTTCGCGGGGCTGGTCGCGGGCAAGGTGTTCACCGGCGACGAGGACCCCGTGCCGCACGCGCACATCACCACGACGACGACGCACAAATCGCTGCGCGGACCGCGCGGCGGGCTGATTCTGGCCACCGAGGAGTACGCACCCGCGGTCGACAAGGGTTGTCCGATGGTGCTCGGCGGTCCGCTGTCGCATGTGATGGCCGCCAAGGCCGTCGCGCTGGCCGAGGCCCGTCAACCGTCGTTTCAGGCGTACGCGCAGTCCATCGCCGACAACGCGCAGGCGCTGGCCGACGGGTTCACCAAGCGCGACGCGGGGCTGGTCACCGGCGGCACCGACAACCACCTCGTCCTGCTCGACGTGACGTCGTTCGGGCTGACCGGGCGACAGGCGGAGTCGGCGCTGCTGGACTCGGGGATCGTGACCAACCGCAATGCGATTCCAGCCGATCCGAACGGCGCCTGGTATACCAGCGGCGTCCGGCTGGGTACACCGGCGTTGACCACCCGTGGATTCGGGGCCGACGACTTCGACCGGGTCGCCGAGTTGGTGGTCGAGGTGCTGTCCAACACGCAACCCGAGGGAAGCTCGAAGGCCAAGTACAAGCTGGCCGACGGCACCGCCGATCGCGTGCACGCCGCCGCCTCCGAACTGCTCGCGGCGAACCCGCTGTACCCGGGGCTGACGTTGTAG
- the coaA gene encoding type I pantothenate kinase, translated as MPRLSEPSPYVEFDRTEWRSLRMSTPLKLTEDELQRLRGLGEKLDLLEVEEVYLPLARLIHLQVAARQALFATTAQFLGEPQQNPDRPVPFIIGVAGSVAVGKSTTARVLQALLARWEHHPRVDLVTTDGFLYPNDELSRRNLMHRKGFPESYDRRGLMRFVTTVKSGADVTCAPVYSHLLYDIVPGEKQMIRHPDILILEGLNVLQTGPALMVSDLFDFSVYVDARIEDIEQWYISRFLSMRAGAFADPASHFHHYSTLTDDQAVFAARDIWHSINRPNLIENILPTRPRATLVLRKDADHAINRLRLRKL; from the coding sequence ATGCCGCGGCTGAGCGAGCCGAGCCCCTACGTGGAGTTCGACCGGACCGAGTGGCGTTCGTTGCGCATGTCGACCCCGTTGAAGTTGACCGAGGACGAGCTGCAACGGCTGCGCGGCCTCGGTGAGAAGCTCGACCTGCTTGAGGTCGAAGAGGTCTACCTGCCGTTGGCCCGGCTGATTCACCTACAGGTCGCCGCCCGGCAGGCGTTGTTCGCGACGACCGCGCAGTTCCTCGGCGAGCCCCAGCAGAATCCGGACCGTCCGGTGCCGTTCATCATCGGCGTGGCGGGCAGCGTCGCGGTCGGTAAGTCGACCACCGCGCGTGTGCTGCAAGCATTGTTGGCGCGTTGGGAGCACCATCCCCGCGTCGACCTGGTCACCACGGACGGCTTCCTTTACCCGAATGACGAGTTGTCGCGGCGGAACCTGATGCATCGCAAGGGTTTTCCCGAGAGCTACGACCGTCGCGGGTTGATGCGGTTCGTCACCACGGTGAAGTCCGGCGCCGATGTGACGTGCGCGCCGGTGTATTCGCACCTGCTCTACGACATCGTGCCCGGCGAGAAGCAGATGATCCGGCATCCGGACATCCTGATCCTCGAGGGCCTCAATGTGCTGCAAACCGGTCCGGCCCTGATGGTTTCGGATCTTTTCGATTTCTCGGTGTATGTCGATGCCCGTATCGAGGACATCGAGCAGTGGTACATCTCCCGGTTCCTGTCGATGCGGGCCGGCGCGTTCGCCGATCCGGCCTCACACTTCCACCACTATTCGACCCTGACCGACGATCAGGCCGTGTTCGCCGCTCGCGACATCTGGCATTCGATCAACCGGCCCAACCTGATCGAGAACATTCTGCCGACACGGCCTCGCGCCACACTGGTGCTGCGCAAGGACGCCGATCACGCGATCAACCGTCTGCGCCTGCGCAAGCTGTGA
- a CDS encoding (2Z,6E)-farnesyl diphosphate synthase, translated as MAIIPSRLKEPMYRLYEMRLRQGLASSKSELPRHIAVLCDGNRRWARDAGHDDVSYGYRKGAHKIAEMLRWCQEAGVEMATVYLLSTENLQREPAELATLIEIITDVVEEICAPANRWSVRTVGDLELIGDEPARRLREAVESTQSESTAGLFHVNVAVGYGGRQEIVDAVRQLLGKELANGKSGDRLVEAVTEDGISENLYTSGQPDPDLVIRTSGEQRLSGFLLWQSAYSEMWFTEAYWPEFRRVDFLRALRDYTARHRRYGI; from the coding sequence GTGGCCATCATTCCTTCGCGACTCAAGGAACCGATGTACCGCCTCTATGAGATGCGGTTGCGCCAGGGCCTGGCTTCGTCGAAATCCGAGCTACCCCGCCACATCGCGGTGCTCTGCGACGGGAACCGGCGGTGGGCGCGTGACGCTGGTCACGACGACGTCAGCTACGGGTACCGGAAGGGTGCGCACAAGATCGCCGAGATGCTGCGCTGGTGCCAGGAGGCCGGCGTCGAGATGGCCACGGTGTATCTGCTCTCCACCGAGAACCTGCAGCGCGAACCCGCGGAATTGGCGACGTTGATCGAGATCATCACCGACGTCGTCGAGGAGATCTGCGCCCCCGCCAACCGGTGGAGCGTGCGCACAGTCGGGGACCTCGAGTTGATCGGCGACGAGCCGGCCCGCCGGTTGCGTGAGGCCGTCGAGTCGACGCAGTCGGAATCCACCGCCGGGTTGTTCCATGTGAACGTCGCCGTCGGGTACGGGGGCCGCCAGGAGATCGTCGACGCCGTGCGACAACTGCTCGGCAAGGAACTTGCGAACGGCAAAAGTGGCGACCGGCTGGTCGAGGCCGTCACCGAGGACGGAATCTCGGAGAATCTCTACACCTCGGGGCAGCCCGACCCCGACCTGGTGATCCGCACATCGGGGGAGCAGCGGTTGTCGGGCTTTTTGCTGTGGCAGAGCGCCTACTCGGAGATGTGGTTCACGGAGGCGTACTGGCCGGAGTTCCGACGCGTGGACTTCCTTCGGGCGCTGCGCGATTACACCGCGCGTCACCGCCGTTACGGCATCTAG